The following are from one region of the Paenalkalicoccus suaedae genome:
- the ispE gene encoding 4-(cytidine 5'-diphospho)-2-C-methyl-D-erythritol kinase, which translates to MADKIVKAPAKINLTLDVLHKRDDGYHEVEMIMTTVDLADRIHLTVRPNKAITVESNNGFIPTDKNNLAFQAAFILQERYHVQSGVRIFIDKLIPMSAGLAGGSTDAAAVLRGLNDLWELGLSIEELADIGAEIGSDVPFCVHGKTALATGRGEKLTFIDPPPPCWVVLAKPPMGVSTKEIYGKLNLKTMEHPKTEQMIKALEEQNFSEICALLQNVMEPATFELAPDVKLIKDRLVSFGAEGTVMSGSGPTVFALARSESKAIRLSNGLKGFMDHVFVVRILGE; encoded by the coding sequence ATGGCAGATAAAATCGTAAAGGCGCCAGCGAAGATTAACCTGACGTTGGACGTCTTACATAAACGTGATGATGGCTATCACGAAGTAGAGATGATTATGACGACAGTGGACTTGGCTGATCGTATTCACTTAACCGTGCGTCCGAATAAGGCGATTACGGTAGAATCAAATAATGGCTTTATTCCGACTGACAAGAACAACTTGGCTTTCCAAGCTGCGTTTATTCTTCAAGAGCGCTATCACGTACAAAGCGGTGTGCGTATCTTTATTGATAAGCTGATTCCTATGTCAGCGGGGCTTGCCGGTGGTTCAACGGATGCTGCCGCGGTGCTACGCGGTCTTAATGACTTATGGGAGCTTGGTTTATCCATTGAAGAGCTTGCGGATATTGGAGCAGAGATTGGCTCGGATGTCCCATTTTGTGTGCACGGAAAGACAGCGCTTGCGACAGGTCGAGGCGAAAAACTGACGTTTATTGATCCGCCACCACCATGCTGGGTTGTGTTAGCCAAGCCACCAATGGGAGTATCGACGAAGGAAATTTACGGAAAGCTGAATCTTAAAACGATGGAGCATCCGAAAACAGAACAAATGATCAAGGCACTAGAGGAGCAAAATTTCAGTGAGATTTGTGCCCTGTTACAAAATGTGATGGAGCCGGCGACATTTGAGCTAGCTCCGGATGTAAAGCTGATCAAGGATCGCTTAGTTTCCTTTGGTGCAGAGGGGACAGTGATGAGTGGTAGTGGACCGACAGTTTTTGCGCTTGCTAGATCAGAATCAAAGGCGATCCGGTTATCGAACGGGTTAAAAGGATTTATGGATCATGTCTT